A genomic segment from Flavobacterium inviolabile encodes:
- a CDS encoding peroxiredoxin → MSLVGKKFPNIAIDAISEMGDNLKINIFEEATKNNKKVLLFWYPKDFTFVCPTELHAFQAALPEFEKRNTIVIGASCDTNEVHFAWLNTPKANGGIEGVTYPILADTTRNLANILGILDIETAAYNDELDTVIIEGSNVTYRATYLIDETGKIFHESVNDMPLGRNVAEYLRLVDAYTHVQTKGEVCPANWEEGKEAMFATREGVANYLNN, encoded by the coding sequence ATGTCATTAGTAGGTAAAAAATTTCCAAACATTGCAATTGACGCTATTTCTGAAATGGGAGACAATTTAAAAATCAACATTTTTGAAGAAGCTACAAAAAACAACAAGAAAGTATTATTATTTTGGTATCCAAAAGATTTCACTTTTGTATGTCCAACAGAATTACACGCCTTTCAAGCTGCTTTACCTGAATTTGAAAAAAGAAACACTATCGTAATCGGTGCTTCATGTGATACTAACGAAGTTCACTTTGCCTGGTTAAACACGCCAAAAGCAAACGGAGGAATCGAAGGTGTTACTTACCCTATTTTAGCCGATACAACCCGTAACTTAGCAAACATCTTAGGTATTTTAGATATCGAAACAGCTGCTTACAACGATGAGTTGGATACCGTAATCATTGAAGGATCTAATGTAACTTACCGTGCTACTTACTTAATTGATGAGACCGGAAAAATTTTCCACGAAAGTGTTAACGATATGCCGTTAGGAAGAAATGTTGCGGAGTATTTACGTTTAGTAGATGCTTACACACACGTACAAACTAAAGGAGAAGTATGTCCTGCTAACTGGGAAGAAGGAAAAGAGGCTATGTTTGCTACCAGAGAAGGTGTTGCTAACTACCTGAATAACTAA
- the sucC gene encoding ADP-forming succinate--CoA ligase subunit beta produces MNLHEYQGKEILASHGVRVQRGYVANNAEEAVAKAKQLTAETGTGWHVIKAQIHAGGRGKGGGVKLAKNLDQVKEIAEQIIGMDLITPQTPPEGKKVHKVLVAEDVYYPGESETSEFYMSVLLNRGKGRNMIMYSTEGGMDIEEVAEKTPHLIFTEEIDPAVGLQGFQARRIAFNLGLSGDSFKEMIKFVDALYKAYVGADASLFEINPVLKTSDNKILAVDAKVVIDDNALFRQKTYAEMRDIREENPIEVEAKEVGLNYVDLDGNVGCMVNGAGLAMATMDLIKHAGFEPANFLDVGGTADAKRVETAFRIILKDPNVKAILINIFGGIVRCDRVAQGVVDAYKNMGDNINVPIIVRLQGTNAEIAKELIDNSGMPILSAVEFQEAADQVKAALS; encoded by the coding sequence ATGAATTTACACGAATATCAAGGTAAAGAAATATTAGCCAGTCACGGGGTAAGAGTACAACGTGGTTATGTTGCTAACAATGCCGAGGAAGCTGTAGCAAAAGCAAAACAACTGACTGCTGAAACCGGAACAGGTTGGCACGTAATCAAAGCTCAAATTCACGCAGGTGGGCGTGGAAAAGGTGGTGGTGTTAAGTTAGCTAAAAACCTGGATCAGGTAAAAGAAATAGCAGAACAAATCATCGGAATGGACTTAATAACTCCACAAACTCCGCCGGAAGGTAAAAAAGTACACAAAGTACTTGTTGCTGAAGATGTTTACTATCCTGGAGAAAGCGAAACTTCAGAATTTTATATGTCTGTTTTATTAAACAGAGGAAAAGGACGTAACATGATCATGTATTCTACTGAAGGTGGAATGGATATTGAAGAAGTTGCTGAAAAAACACCTCATTTAATCTTTACAGAAGAAATTGATCCTGCTGTTGGACTGCAAGGTTTCCAGGCAAGAAGAATTGCTTTTAACTTAGGTCTTTCAGGAGATTCTTTTAAAGAAATGATCAAATTCGTAGACGCTTTATACAAAGCTTATGTTGGTGCTGACGCTTCTTTATTTGAAATCAACCCGGTATTAAAAACTTCTGATAATAAAATTTTAGCTGTTGATGCAAAAGTTGTTATTGACGACAATGCTTTATTCAGACAAAAAACGTATGCTGAAATGCGTGATATCCGTGAGGAGAATCCAATTGAAGTAGAAGCGAAAGAAGTAGGATTAAACTACGTGGATTTAGATGGTAATGTTGGCTGTATGGTTAATGGTGCTGGTTTAGCTATGGCGACTATGGACTTAATCAAACATGCAGGATTTGAGCCGGCTAACTTCTTAGACGTGGGTGGAACTGCTGATGCGAAACGTGTTGAAACGGCTTTCCGTATCATCTTAAAAGATCCGAATGTAAAAGCGATCTTAATTAACATCTTCGGAGGAATCGTTCGTTGTGACCGTGTTGCTCAAGGTGTTGTTGACGCTTACAAAAACATGGGAGACAACATTAATGTTCCAATCATTGTTCGTTTACAAGGAACTAATGCAGAGATTGCAAAAGAATTAATCGATAATTCCGGTATGCCAATCTTATCTGCTGTTGAATTCCAGGAAGCTGCAGACCAGGTGAAAGCTGCTTTATCATAA
- a CDS encoding putative LPS assembly protein LptD: MKKLSAETKNDSVKKKKSSLDGIVKRKAKDYEKIDQKKKQLTLYNEAELIYKDIDLKSGIIVLDYEKDEVYAGRIKDSLGNYSQFPVFKQGQNVVEPDSIRFNIKTKKAKVWNSRTEQQDFRIKAEISKKESDSVYFMKNARFTTSKNIEDPEYYFLARKIKFVPGKKVVVGLTNMVIADVPTPIGLPFGYFPMSEKAASGFIIPSFGDTRDKGYFLQNGGYYFALSDYYDLAVLGDYYTNGSYALRFESNYAKRYDFNGRVNIRFENQIQNERGFPNYSKRREYNIQWSHSQDSKASPNSRFSASVNLGSSQYFRNSLNMINVGSSLNNNMSSSVSYSQTLQTVPQVNFSVTATHSQNTNTQAIDMTLPTFQASVDRIFPFAKKDEIKKGIFKNINFQYNLRAENRIKTTDSLFFTSQMFRDAKSGFQHSIPISTNFKVFKYFSVTAGTNYSEVWYLKTINKEFDATQNKVITNDVNGFDSYRTYNFTSNVGTTIYGTFNFGDDKKIQAIRHVMRPSVSYSYTPSFEKYYDTYAIDATGATRQDYSRFENGIFGAPGKNYSNNIGLSLSNTFEAKVRDSDPAKTEPKKVMLLNNLNFSTNYNIAADSLAWSPVVVSGGTQLLNNKMNVNFGTTLDMYAIDNAGKRINTYNIDNGGSLFRMTSANITINYSVSSSDFGPSSDKNKKDNDQNVMNGGRPDDLFGRSTDLSDNRQSLFKDDDVEKKDNFKGFYQLELPWDLQFAYSLTYANNNRESQISTNSLMVSGNVDLTPKWKVGVSSGYDFARKGVTFTQLRFERDLLSWRMSFNWVPFGDYSYWGFFIGIRSSVLSDIKWDKRSVPDRRLR, encoded by the coding sequence ATGAAAAAACTTTCAGCAGAAACAAAAAATGATTCTGTCAAAAAAAAGAAGTCTTCTCTTGACGGAATTGTGAAGAGAAAAGCGAAAGACTATGAAAAAATTGACCAAAAAAAGAAGCAGTTAACGCTATACAACGAAGCGGAACTTATCTATAAAGACATCGATTTAAAGTCCGGAATTATCGTTTTAGACTATGAAAAAGACGAAGTATATGCCGGAAGAATCAAAGATAGTTTAGGAAATTACTCACAATTTCCGGTTTTTAAGCAAGGACAGAATGTGGTTGAACCGGATTCCATCCGTTTTAATATCAAAACCAAAAAAGCAAAGGTCTGGAATTCCCGGACGGAGCAGCAGGATTTTAGAATCAAGGCTGAAATTTCAAAAAAAGAGAGTGATTCGGTTTATTTCATGAAAAATGCCCGTTTTACAACTTCTAAAAATATTGAAGATCCCGAATATTATTTCCTGGCACGAAAAATCAAGTTCGTACCCGGTAAAAAAGTTGTTGTGGGATTAACGAATATGGTTATTGCCGATGTTCCAACACCAATCGGACTTCCTTTCGGTTATTTCCCGATGAGTGAAAAAGCAGCATCCGGTTTTATCATTCCTTCATTCGGAGATACCCGGGACAAAGGTTATTTCCTTCAAAACGGAGGATATTATTTCGCTTTGAGCGATTATTACGATCTGGCAGTTTTAGGAGATTATTATACGAACGGAAGTTATGCCCTGCGTTTTGAAAGCAACTATGCCAAGCGTTATGATTTTAACGGCCGTGTAAACATCCGTTTTGAGAATCAGATCCAGAACGAGCGTGGTTTCCCGAATTACAGCAAGAGGCGGGAGTACAATATCCAATGGTCGCACTCCCAGGATTCCAAAGCAAGTCCCAATTCCCGGTTTTCGGCTTCTGTTAACTTAGGTAGTAGCCAGTATTTCAGAAACTCGCTTAACATGATCAACGTAGGTTCTTCCCTGAACAACAACATGAGTTCCTCGGTTTCCTACTCGCAAACGCTGCAAACGGTTCCACAGGTAAACTTTTCCGTTACGGCAACCCACTCCCAAAACACCAACACACAGGCAATCGACATGACCCTGCCTACTTTCCAGGCAAGTGTTGACCGTATTTTCCCTTTTGCCAAAAAAGATGAAATCAAAAAAGGTATTTTTAAAAATATCAACTTCCAATATAATTTAAGAGCTGAAAACCGTATTAAAACGACAGATTCCCTGTTTTTTACGTCGCAGATGTTCCGCGATGCCAAATCCGGATTTCAACACAGCATTCCGATCAGTACCAACTTTAAAGTTTTTAAATATTTCAGTGTAACTGCCGGAACAAACTATAGCGAGGTATGGTATTTAAAAACGATCAACAAAGAGTTTGACGCCACACAAAACAAAGTGATCACTAACGATGTAAACGGTTTCGACTCTTACAGAACCTATAATTTCACATCGAACGTGGGTACCACTATTTACGGTACTTTTAATTTTGGTGATGATAAAAAAATCCAGGCAATACGCCACGTAATGCGTCCGAGTGTATCCTACTCCTACACACCGAGTTTTGAGAAATATTACGACACTTATGCTATTGATGCCACCGGAGCAACACGCCAAGATTATTCCCGGTTTGAAAACGGAATATTCGGTGCGCCGGGTAAAAACTATTCCAACAACATTGGTCTTAGCTTAAGCAATACTTTTGAAGCCAAAGTCCGCGATTCCGATCCGGCAAAAACAGAGCCTAAAAAAGTAATGCTGCTAAACAACCTTAACTTCTCGACCAACTATAATATTGCTGCCGATTCACTTGCGTGGTCACCGGTAGTGGTTTCCGGAGGAACACAGTTGTTAAACAATAAAATGAATGTGAATTTCGGAACTACATTGGACATGTATGCCATTGACAATGCCGGAAAACGTATCAACACTTATAACATCGACAATGGTGGCAGCCTGTTCCGTATGACGAGTGCGAACATTACCATTAACTATAGCGTTTCCAGTTCCGATTTCGGACCAAGCAGCGACAAAAACAAAAAAGATAACGATCAGAATGTTATGAACGGCGGGCGTCCGGATGATTTATTTGGCCGTTCTACCGATTTGAGCGATAACCGTCAGAGTTTGTTTAAGGATGATGACGTAGAAAAAAAGGACAATTTTAAAGGGTTTTACCAGCTGGAATTGCCCTGGGATTTACAGTTTGCTTATTCCCTGACCTATGCAAATAACAACCGTGAAAGTCAGATTTCAACCAACTCGTTAATGGTTTCCGGAAACGTAGACCTGACTCCAAAATGGAAAGTGGGTGTTTCTTCCGGATATGACTTTGCCCGAAAAGGGGTTACCTTTACCCAGCTGCGTTTTGAAAGGGATTTATTGAGCTGGCGTATGAGTTTTAACTGGGTTCCTTTCGGAGATTATTCCTATTGGGGCTTCTTTATCGGAATCCGCTCTTCTGTTCTTAGCGATATTAAATGGGATAAACGTAGTGTTCCGGATCGTCGTTTACGATAA
- a CDS encoding DUF1456 family protein, producing MNNNDIFKKLRVALQLRDDQIVAILELVDFRISKGEIGNFFRNEDHPKFMECGDQVLRNFLNGLVIHLRGTKENPKNPMEVLEKNKEGVKTAATAVKKQEFTPKPKQEEKKKPAPKKAPFKQKKQQPIVEKVRFKNGKNKNS from the coding sequence ATGAACAATAATGATATCTTTAAAAAGCTTCGTGTAGCTTTACAATTACGGGATGATCAAATCGTAGCCATTTTAGAACTGGTGGATTTTAGAATTTCCAAAGGGGAAATCGGTAACTTTTTCCGTAATGAAGACCATCCTAAATTTATGGAGTGTGGTGATCAGGTTTTGCGTAACTTTTTGAACGGATTAGTTATCCATCTTAGAGGAACGAAAGAAAACCCTAAAAACCCGATGGAAGTTTTGGAGAAAAATAAAGAAGGCGTTAAAACGGCCGCAACAGCTGTGAAAAAACAGGAATTTACGCCAAAACCAAAACAGGAAGAGAAAAAGAAACCTGCACCTAAAAAAGCACCGTTCAAGCAGAAAAAGCAACAGCCTATCGTAGAAAAAGTAAGGTTTAAAAACGGAAAGAATAAGAATTCATAA
- a CDS encoding thioredoxin family protein has product MLIELNEDKLQELVNTNEKVVVQFSASWCGNCRIMKPKFKKLASEKENITFVLVDAENSPESRKLANVSNLPTFATFVNGGLVNQTQTNKAEVLTELVNEIA; this is encoded by the coding sequence ATGTTAATTGAATTAAATGAAGATAAACTACAGGAATTAGTAAATACTAATGAAAAAGTAGTTGTACAATTTTCTGCTTCCTGGTGTGGAAATTGCCGTATCATGAAGCCAAAATTTAAAAAACTGGCTTCCGAAAAAGAAAACATCACTTTTGTTTTAGTAGATGCGGAAAATTCTCCGGAATCAAGAAAACTGGCTAATGTTTCGAACTTACCTACATTCGCAACTTTTGTAAACGGCGGATTGGTAAATCAGACACAAACCAATAAAGCAGAGGTATTAACAGAATTAGTAAACGAAATCGCTTAA
- a CDS encoding methylglyoxal synthase: MEIAVIAHDGMKADLVQFLNEHKAFLKSENITLIATGTTGNKAENAGFKVLKMLSGPLGGDAQIAARVAEGKCNMVLFFKDPLAKHPHEPDINMLIRVCDVHNVPLATNQATAELLLKAISLQS, from the coding sequence ATGGAAATAGCTGTTATTGCCCATGATGGTATGAAAGCCGATCTGGTTCAGTTCCTGAACGAACACAAAGCTTTTCTGAAATCGGAAAACATTACTTTAATCGCAACGGGAACTACCGGAAACAAAGCGGAAAATGCGGGATTTAAGGTGTTGAAAATGCTGTCCGGACCATTGGGAGGAGATGCGCAGATTGCGGCCCGTGTGGCAGAAGGAAAATGCAATATGGTCCTGTTCTTTAAAGACCCTTTAGCAAAACACCCTCATGAGCCGGATATTAACATGCTCATAAGGGTGTGTGATGTGCATAATGTGCCGTTAGCAACCAATCAGGCAACTGCCGAATTGCTGCTGAAAGCTATTTCTCTGCAATCATAG
- a CDS encoding N-acetylmuramoyl-L-alanine amidase family protein produces MTGNIKTNFISSLFLILFFQVAFAQNNSKFKVVLDPGHGGNDFGAVYHGFVEKNNALNVALKVGKILEKDPNIQVIYTRKTDVFIELDERANIANRNDANIFVSIHCNANKNTVASGTETYVMGVTRNASNLEVAKKENAVVTMESDYKMKYDGYDPNSPESLIGMTLLQEEYIEQSIDLAARIQDGFENGLGRKSRGVKQAGFLVLRKIYMPRVLIEMGFVSNKEEGAYLSSDNGQEDLAKAIGDAILSYKKEYFVPGVSVGREDKPTPSKVAEKDTRETKTKVDTAKVTKEIKKEIKPVASNKGVVFKVQISASGKKLDLVPGNFKGLNNISMEEDKNIIKYFYGQTKEHSEAKELLAQAKDKGFTSAFIVAYKDGKKITIQEALK; encoded by the coding sequence ATGACAGGGAACATCAAGACTAATTTTATAAGCTCACTATTTTTGATACTGTTTTTTCAGGTCGCATTTGCTCAAAATAACTCGAAATTTAAAGTAGTTCTGGATCCCGGTCACGGAGGAAATGATTTCGGTGCGGTCTATCATGGATTTGTAGAAAAAAACAATGCTCTGAATGTAGCCTTAAAAGTAGGGAAGATCTTAGAGAAAGACCCGAATATTCAGGTTATTTACACCCGTAAGACCGACGTATTTATCGAATTGGATGAAAGAGCCAATATCGCAAACAGAAATGATGCGAATATTTTTGTGTCAATCCACTGTAATGCCAATAAAAATACGGTAGCTTCCGGAACGGAAACCTATGTAATGGGGGTTACCCGTAACGCTTCGAACTTGGAAGTGGCGAAAAAGGAGAATGCCGTAGTGACGATGGAGAGTGACTATAAGATGAAATATGACGGTTACGATCCGAATTCTCCGGAATCATTAATTGGAATGACACTTTTACAGGAAGAATACATCGAACAGAGTATTGACCTTGCTGCACGTATTCAGGACGGATTTGAAAACGGACTGGGCAGAAAGAGCAGAGGTGTAAAACAGGCCGGTTTCTTAGTATTGCGAAAAATCTACATGCCGCGTGTTTTGATCGAAATGGGATTCGTGTCCAATAAAGAAGAAGGCGCTTACCTGAGTTCGGATAACGGACAGGAAGATCTGGCAAAAGCCATTGGTGATGCTATCCTGAGCTATAAAAAAGAATACTTCGTACCGGGTGTTTCAGTTGGTCGTGAGGACAAACCGACACCTTCTAAAGTAGCAGAAAAAGATACCAGAGAAACCAAAACAAAAGTAGACACTGCTAAAGTAACTAAGGAAATTAAAAAAGAAATAAAACCGGTAGCTTCTAATAAAGGAGTGGTTTTTAAAGTTCAGATCTCTGCCAGCGGAAAGAAATTGGATTTAGTACCCGGTAACTTTAAGGGACTAAACAATATTTCCATGGAAGAAGATAAGAACATTATTAAATATTTTTACGGACAAACCAAGGAGCATTCTGAGGCAAAAGAACTTTTAGCACAAGCTAAGGATAAAGGATTTACGTCGGCATTTATTGTTGCCTACAAAGACGGTAAAAAGATCACTATTCAGGAAGCCTTAAAATAA
- a CDS encoding amino acid permease — protein sequence MSFSNLFRKKSVEDILKQVKQNAADGHGALGKHLTTKDLTAFGIAAIVGAGIFSTIGKASSDGGPAVIFLFLFTAVACGFAAFAYAEFASMVPVSGSAYTYSYVAFGELIAWIIGWALIMEYAIGNITVAISWSDYFTGLLDSGGIHLPQWIQMDYLTASNGFKEATALMQGGKSFENLSAALQAAHTAWTTAPTIGAFHFVADLPALFIIIIITWLVYRGMKESRNASNLMVVVKLAIILLVIAVGVFYVDVENWNPFAPNGINGVLKGVSAVFFAYIGFDAISTTAEECKNPQRDLPRGMMWAIIICTVLYIVIALVLTGMVSYKDLNVGDPLAFVFDKLNLKWLSGIIAVSAVVAMASVLLVFQMGQPRIWMSMSRDGLLPKRFSKVHPKYKTPSYATIVTGFVVAIPALFLNLTMVTDLCSIGTLFAFVLVCAGVLVLQDRKDIPRGKFKTPYINARYIAPLLLVAGLVFAFTVNKKPTMDFITNVKQVNEPSAIVTALSKTETELVYNHLLKGEKAHIASETQDLEHILSNYREENKDKYDEVVAALPIGENVKYESGLALFKHKIPMWIFLTVLVGLVVWAYRKRLSLIPLLGLVCCLYMMAELSVWNWIYFTIWLLIGLAIYFGYSQKNSKLNYSKIEPTIHD from the coding sequence ATGAGTTTTTCAAATTTATTTCGAAAAAAGTCTGTTGAAGACATCTTAAAACAAGTAAAACAAAACGCCGCCGATGGACATGGAGCATTAGGTAAGCATTTAACTACAAAGGATTTGACAGCTTTTGGTATTGCGGCCATCGTTGGTGCCGGAATTTTCAGTACTATCGGTAAAGCCAGTTCCGATGGTGGTCCGGCTGTAATATTCTTATTTTTATTTACTGCTGTAGCCTGCGGTTTTGCGGCTTTTGCCTATGCCGAATTTGCTTCAATGGTTCCGGTTTCCGGAAGCGCATACACCTATTCGTATGTGGCTTTTGGCGAATTGATTGCCTGGATAATAGGTTGGGCTTTAATTATGGAATACGCCATCGGTAATATTACCGTAGCCATATCGTGGAGTGATTATTTTACCGGACTGCTCGATAGCGGAGGGATTCATCTGCCGCAATGGATACAAATGGACTACCTGACGGCTTCCAATGGTTTTAAAGAAGCAACCGCTTTAATGCAGGGCGGAAAATCGTTTGAAAACCTGAGTGCTGCGCTTCAGGCAGCGCATACAGCCTGGACTACCGCTCCTACAATCGGGGCATTTCACTTTGTAGCAGACTTACCCGCTTTATTTATTATTATCATTATTACCTGGTTGGTTTACAGAGGGATGAAAGAATCCCGAAATGCCAGTAACCTGATGGTAGTCGTGAAATTAGCGATCATTTTATTGGTTATTGCAGTGGGAGTATTTTATGTAGATGTTGAGAACTGGAACCCTTTTGCACCCAACGGAATTAACGGAGTGCTGAAAGGTGTTTCTGCGGTTTTCTTTGCATATATCGGGTTTGACGCAATTTCAACCACTGCAGAAGAATGTAAAAATCCACAGCGTGATTTACCGAGAGGGATGATGTGGGCGATTATTATCTGTACCGTTCTTTATATTGTTATTGCCTTGGTATTAACAGGTATGGTGAGCTATAAAGACCTGAATGTGGGTGACCCGCTGGCCTTTGTTTTTGATAAACTGAATTTAAAATGGCTTTCCGGAATTATAGCCGTGAGTGCCGTTGTCGCGATGGCGAGTGTATTGCTGGTTTTCCAGATGGGACAGCCTCGTATCTGGATGAGTATGAGCCGTGACGGATTGCTTCCGAAGCGTTTTTCTAAGGTGCATCCGAAATATAAAACCCCTTCCTATGCAACCATCGTAACCGGTTTTGTAGTAGCCATTCCGGCTTTATTCCTTAACTTAACAATGGTAACCGATTTGTGCAGTATCGGAACCCTGTTTGCCTTCGTACTGGTTTGCGCCGGAGTTTTGGTATTACAGGACAGAAAAGATATTCCGAGAGGTAAATTTAAAACCCCTTATATCAATGCCCGATACATCGCGCCGTTATTGCTGGTTGCCGGTTTGGTATTTGCCTTTACAGTGAATAAAAAACCGACGATGGATTTTATTACCAATGTAAAACAGGTAAACGAACCTTCGGCAATTGTAACCGCTTTATCAAAAACGGAAACCGAATTGGTTTACAATCATTTGCTAAAAGGAGAGAAGGCACATATTGCCAGTGAAACACAGGATCTGGAGCATATCCTGAGCAATTACAGAGAAGAGAATAAGGATAAATATGACGAAGTTGTTGCGGCTTTACCCATTGGTGAAAACGTAAAATACGAAAGCGGCTTGGCACTATTCAAACACAAAATTCCGATGTGGATCTTTTTAACGGTACTTGTTGGATTAGTGGTTTGGGCGTATAGAAAGCGACTTTCTTTAATTCCATTGCTGGGATTGGTATGCTGTCTGTACATGATGGCAGAATTGAGTGTGTGGAACTGGATTTACTTCACCATTTGGTTGTTAATCGGTCTGGCTATTTATTTTGGCTACAGCCAGAAAAACAGTAAATTGAATTACAGTAAAATAGAACCGACCATACACGACTAA
- a CDS encoding DUF4269 domain-containing protein: MDQFDTLDYLKAGNELQRRSYDVLTTHTVFDKLAGFTPVLVGTIPIDIAIASSDLDIVCCWNVKEDFIEVLKHSFSGYPGFTWCNTVINGEDTVIANFFADGFEIEIFGQHLPVKEQNGYRHMLIEYQILQEKGSAFRDKIIDLKSTGMKTEPAFAKLLHIEGDPYLGLLNYKK; this comes from the coding sequence TTGGATCAATTTGATACCCTTGACTATCTGAAAGCCGGAAACGAGCTGCAACGACGAAGTTATGATGTATTAACAACCCATACGGTTTTCGATAAGCTTGCCGGTTTTACACCCGTTTTGGTAGGAACAATCCCGATTGATATTGCGATAGCTTCAAGCGATCTGGATATCGTTTGCTGCTGGAATGTAAAAGAAGACTTTATTGAAGTGTTAAAGCATAGCTTTTCCGGATATCCCGGTTTTACATGGTGCAATACAGTCATTAATGGAGAAGATACGGTAATTGCGAATTTTTTTGCTGATGGCTTTGAAATTGAAATCTTCGGACAGCATTTGCCGGTAAAAGAACAAAACGGCTACCGCCACATGCTAATCGAATACCAGATTCTTCAGGAAAAGGGGAGTGCTTTCAGAGATAAAATAATCGATTTGAAAAGCACAGGAATGAAAACAGAACCTGCTTTTGCAAAATTGCTGCATATTGAAGGAGATCCTTATCTTGGATTGCTGAATTATAAGAAATAA
- a CDS encoding BadF/BadG/BcrA/BcrD ATPase family protein: protein MKLVVDSGSTKADWIALDENGSIQFTATTLGLNPEVLEREDVLYRIDQRFDISHNKDKVTHLYFYGAGCGTDRMKNFLTGVFKEYFTNAEIVVHEDTYAAVFATTPRNEKAIVCILGTGSNCSYYDGKELHQKIQSLGYLAMDDCSGNQFGRHLIRAYYFGKMPQELAKEFEKEYDLDADVLKHNFYKVPNPNAFLATFAKFLIKHKDHEFIRKIVLHDMQVFVDNYITQFDDCREIPVHFIGSIAYYLKEELEMVLNENGLTLGNVYRKPIDGLINYHTV from the coding sequence ATGAAATTAGTAGTAGATAGTGGCTCTACAAAAGCCGACTGGATTGCATTGGACGAAAACGGAAGTATTCAGTTTACGGCAACCACTTTAGGATTAAATCCGGAAGTACTGGAAAGGGAAGATGTATTATACCGGATCGACCAGCGGTTTGACATCTCGCATAACAAAGACAAGGTGACACACCTGTATTTTTATGGAGCCGGCTGCGGAACCGACCGGATGAAAAACTTCCTGACCGGTGTTTTTAAAGAATACTTTACAAATGCCGAAATCGTAGTTCACGAAGATACCTATGCCGCCGTGTTTGCCACAACACCGCGCAATGAAAAAGCCATCGTTTGTATTCTGGGAACAGGTTCCAACTGCAGTTATTATGATGGTAAGGAACTGCACCAGAAAATACAGTCGTTAGGCTATCTGGCAATGGACGATTGCAGCGGTAACCAGTTTGGGCGCCACCTGATACGGGCGTACTATTTCGGAAAAATGCCGCAGGAACTGGCTAAAGAATTTGAAAAAGAGTATGATCTGGATGCCGATGTGCTGAAACACAACTTCTATAAAGTACCCAATCCGAATGCCTTTCTGGCAACCTTTGCCAAGTTTTTAATCAAGCATAAGGATCATGAATTCATCCGGAAGATCGTTTTGCATGACATGCAGGTTTTTGTGGACAATTACATCACCCAGTTTGATGACTGCCGTGAGATCCCAGTGCACTTCATCGGTTCGATTGCCTACTATCTGAAAGAAGAACTGGAAATGGTCTTAAACGAGAACGGACTTACACTGGGGAATGTGTATCGCAAACCCATAGACGGATTAATTAATTATCACACAGTATAA
- a CDS encoding RidA family protein, producing MKKIIFTAKAPAPIGPYSQAVLVNDSTLYTSGQIALDPVTGDLVMDSIEVETKQVMENMTAVLEAAGMTFENVVKTTIFISDMNDFARINAVYGAYFNEKTAPARETVQVACLPKNVNVEISMIAEK from the coding sequence ATGAAAAAAATCATTTTTACAGCTAAGGCTCCGGCTCCTATCGGACCTTACAGCCAGGCAGTCCTTGTTAATGACAGCACATTATATACTTCCGGCCAGATCGCTTTGGATCCGGTTACAGGAGATTTAGTAATGGATTCCATAGAAGTGGAAACCAAACAGGTTATGGAGAACATGACCGCTGTTCTTGAAGCCGCAGGAATGACCTTTGAGAACGTTGTAAAGACCACAATCTTTATTAGCGACATGAACGATTTTGCGAGAATAAATGCTGTTTACGGTGCTTATTTTAATGAAAAAACCGCTCCAGCTCGTGAAACGGTTCAGGTGGCTTGTTTGCCAAAAAACGTTAATGTAGAAATCTCTATGATTGCAGAGAAATAG
- a CDS encoding DUF6952 family protein, with translation MKLPVIKQLTQFIEENDQDYIIETIEVLEALTEVPSLKDEELDVIGELISNMYGALEVNKMVKDGTDKKEALNSFMKRVLGSIDK, from the coding sequence ATGAAATTACCGGTAATTAAACAGTTAACGCAGTTTATTGAAGAAAACGATCAGGATTACATCATTGAAACCATTGAAGTACTGGAAGCACTAACCGAAGTGCCTTCCCTGAAAGATGAAGAACTGGATGTTATTGGGGAATTAATTTCCAATATGTACGGTGCTCTTGAAGTAAACAAAATGGTTAAAGACGGAACCGATAAAAAAGAAGCTTTAAACAGTTTTATGAAACGTGTTCTGGGATCCATCGACAAATAA